A genomic window from Glycine soja cultivar W05 chromosome 10, ASM419377v2, whole genome shotgun sequence includes:
- the LOC114371864 gene encoding pentatricopeptide repeat-containing protein At5g04780, mitochondrial-like, whose translation MAGYVQNGFHDEALLLFHNAQLMGFDQDPYNISSAVSACAGLATLVEGKQVHAMSHKSGFGSNIYVASSLIDMYAKCGCIREAYLVFEGFVEVRSIVLWNAMISGFARHALAQEAMILFEKMQQRGFFPDDVTYVSVLNACSHMGLYEEGQKYFYLMRTKLTNCKASCRIYGNIEFAEIAAKHLFEMEPNNAGNHILLANIYAANKKSDEVARARKLLRETDVRKERGTSWIEIKNKIHSFTVGERNHPQIDDNYAKLDNLVVELKKLNCKVDTNNDLHDVEESRKHMLLGHHSEKLAITFGLVCLPTEIPIRIIKNLRICGDCHTFMKLVSKFASREIIVRDTNRFHHFKDGLCSCGEFR comes from the exons ATGGCGGGATATgtgcaaaatggttttcatgATGAGGCCTTGCTACTTTTTCACAATGCTCAGTTGATGGGCTTTGATCAGGACCCATATAATATATCATCTGCTGTTAGTGCTTGTGCAGGCCTGGCAACTTTGGTTGAAGGGAAGCAAGTACATGCCATGTCACATAAGTCTGGATTTGGTTCAAACATTTATGTTGCTTCCTCCCTTATAGACATGTATGCCAAATGTGGCTGCATAAGAGAAGCTTACCTTGTGTTTGAAGGTTTCGTGGAGGTTAGGAGCATTGTTTTATGGAATGCGATGATTTCTGGGTTTGCTAGACATGCTCTTGCACAGGAGGCTATGATCTTATTTGAAAAAATGCAGCAAAGAGGCTTCTTTCCTGATGATGTAACATATGTATCTGTACTAAATGCATGCAGTCATATGGGTTTGTATGAAGAAGGACAGAAGTATTTTTATCTTATG AGGACTAAGCTAACTAATTGCAAAGCCTCTTGTAGAATTTATGGCAATATTGAGTTTGCTGAGATTGCCGCCAAGCATCTGTTTGAAATGGAGCCTAACAATGCAGGAAACCACATTTTGTTAGCAAATATATATGCAGCTAATAAAAAGTCGGATGAAGTTGCAAGAgcaaggaagcttctcagagAGACTGATGTGAGGAAGGAGAGGGGTACAAGTTGGAttgaaattaagaataaaattcattcattTACTGTTGGtgagagaaatcatccacaaataGATGATAATTATGCTAAGTTGGATAATTTGGTGGTAGAGTTGAAGAAGTTGAATTGCAAGGTTGATACCAATAATGACCTGCACGACGTGGAAGAGAGCAGGAAACATATGCTTTTGGGGCACCACAGTGAGAAGCTTGCCATTACCTTTGGATTGGTGTGTTTGCCTACTGAGATAccaataagaattataaaaaatctcAGAATTTGTGGTGATTGCCACACTTTTATGAAACTTGTATCCAAGTTTGCAAGCAGGGAGATTATTGTTCGAGATACAAACCGTTTTCACCACTTTAAGGATGGATTATGTTCTTGTGGAGAGTTTCGGTga
- the LOC114372639 gene encoding cationic amino acid transporter 7, chloroplastic-like codes for MDSSSSFSSLRAYLNALSHTPTRLAQRALSVSTSYDEMSQVRSRSGTSMRKTLRWFDLVGLGIGGMVGAGVFVTTGHATRYAGPAVLLSYAIAGFCALLSAFCYTEFAVDMPVAGGAFSYLRVTFGEFAAFLTGANLVADYVLSNAAVARGLTVYLGTTIGISSAKWRLTVPSFPKGFNEIDIVAVAVVLVITLVICYSTRESSVVNMILTLLHILFIAFVIMVGFWRGSWKNFTEPANPQSPTGFFPHGAAGVFKGAAAVYLSYIGYDAVSTMAEEVRDPVKDIPVGVSGSVVIVTVLYCLMAASMTKLLPYDMINAEAPFSAAFSGRSDGWGWISGVIGVGASFGILTSLLVAMLGQARYMCVIGRSNVVPSWFARVHPKTSTPVNASAFLGIFTAAIALFTDLDVLLNLVSIGTLFVFYMVANAVIYRRYVATGTTNPWPTLSFLCSFSITAIMFTLIWKFVPTGGAKAGMLSVSGVIAIAILQLFHCMVPQVRKPEFWGVPFMPWIPSISIFLNVFLLGSLDGPSYVRFGFFSAVAVLFYVFYSVHASFDAAGDGSLTAIKNGEIHVESKEIEDQISFKV; via the exons ATGGACTCCTCCTCATCGTTTTCGAGCCTCCGCGCGTACCTCAACGCACTCTCTCACACCCCCACGCGCCTCGCCCAACGCGCCCTCTCCGTCTCCACCTCCTACGATGAGATGAGTCAGGTCCGCTCCCGCTCCGGCACCAGCATGCGCAAGACCCTCCGCTGGTTCGATCTCGTCGGCCTCGGCATCGGCGGAATGGTCGGCGCCGGCGTCTTCGTCACCACCGGCCACGCCACCCGCTACGCCGGCCCCGCCGTCCTCCTCTCCTACGCCATTGCCGGCTTCTGCGCCCTCCTCTCCGCCTTCTGCTACACCGAGTTCGCGGTCGACATGCCCGTCGCCGGCGGCGCCTTCAGCTACCTCCGCGTCACCTTCG GTGAATTTGCAGCATTTCTGACCGGCGCGAACCTGGTGGCGGACTACGTGCTTTCCAATGCCGCCGTCGCCAGAGGCTTGACGGTTTACCTAGGCACCACCATCGGAATCTCCTCCGCCAAATGGCGCCTCACCGTGCCGTCTTTTCCCAAAGGCTTTAACGAAATAGACATCGTCGCGGTCGCCGTCGTTTTGGTCATCACTCTAGTCATCTGCTACAG CACCAGGGAGAGTTCGGTGGTCAACATGATTCTGACCTTGCTGCACATATTGTTTATAGCGTTTGTGATAATGGTGGGATTCTGGAGAGGTAGTTGGAAGAACTTCACCGAACCCGCTAACCCGCAAAGTCCCACCGGATTTTTCCCGCATGGTGCTGCCGGCGTCTTCAAGGGTGCTGCCGCCGTTTATTTAAGTTACATCGGCTACGATGCTGTTTCGACTATGGCAGAAGAAGTGAGGGATCCAGTCAAGGATATTCCGGTAGGCGTCTCGGGTTCCGTTGTTATCGTTACGGTTCTCTACTGTCTTATGGCTGCTTCCATGACCAAACTTCTCCCTTACGATATG ATTAATGCGGAAGCACCATTTTCAGCGGCGTTCAGTGGAAGATCGGATGGTTGGGGATGGATATCTGGAGTGATAGGAGTGGGGGCCAGTTTTGGGATATTGACGTCACTGTTGGTGGCTATGCTGGGTCAGGCTCGATATATGTGCGTCATCGGCCGCTCTAATGTGGTCCCCTCTTGGTTCGCTAGGGTCCACCCCAAGACCTCTACCCCTGTCAACGCCTCCGCATTTCTTG GTATCTTCACAGCGGCAATAGCCCTTTTCACTGATCTTGATGTCCTCCTCAATCTGGTGTCTATAGGCACCCTCTTTGTCTTTTACATGGTGGCAAATGCCGTGATCTATAGACGTTATGTGGCTACAGGGACAACAAATCCATGGCCTACATTGTCCTTCCTCTGCTCATTTTCCATAACCGCAATCATGTTCACCCTTATTTGGAAATTTGTACCCACAGGAGGGGCGAAGGCAGGGATGCTCAGTGTCAGTGGTGTTATTGCGATTGCAATATTACAACTTTTCCATTGCATGGTCCCTCAAGTGAGAAAGCCTGAATTCTGGGGTGTCCCATTCATGCCGTGGATACCCTCTATATCAATCTTTCTTAATGTGTTTCTGTTGGGATCACTGGATGGGCCATCCTATGTTCGTTTTGGATTCTTTTCGGCTGTTGCGGTGCTTTTCTATGTCTTCTACAGTGTTCATGCTAGCTTTGATGCTGCAGGAGATGGTTCTTTGACTGCAATTAAGAATGGAGAAATCCACGTGGAATCAAAAGAAATTGAGGACCAAATTAGTTTCAAAGTGTAG